The Vampirovibrio chlorellavorus genome has a segment encoding these proteins:
- a CDS encoding DUF2721 domain-containing protein: MIPPNDIITESLGPAVAITGIALLLNGISARFSIASTRVRELNRELLTTTDQDRIANIQRQIPFFMERVYLIRNAMFILFGALGMLVFTAVSIALAKLHFVHWEMVPVWSFLSGLVLMLIAVILEAYETTINLRTLDLDVDHSFSRLSEQVLNAEQSNADNSGD; encoded by the coding sequence TGGCCATAACCGGCATTGCCCTGTTGTTGAATGGCATTAGCGCCCGCTTTTCCATCGCCTCCACCCGGGTGCGGGAATTAAACCGGGAATTGCTAACCACCACCGATCAGGATCGTATTGCCAACATTCAGCGGCAAATTCCCTTTTTCATGGAGCGGGTTTACCTGATTCGCAACGCCATGTTTATCCTGTTTGGGGCATTGGGTATGCTGGTGTTTACGGCGGTGTCCATCGCGCTGGCCAAGCTGCATTTTGTGCATTGGGAGATGGTGCCGGTGTGGTCGTTTTTAAGCGGGCTGGTACTCATGCTGATCGCGGTCATTCTGGAGGCCTACGAGACCACCATCAACCTGCGCACGCTGGATTTGGACGTGGATCACAGCTTCAGCCGCCTGAGTGAACAGGTGCTGAACGCGGAGCAAAGCAACGCCGATAATAGCGGCGACTAG
- a CDS encoding retropepsin-like aspartic protease family protein, with protein sequence MNRNRLLVILMAALMGWAVPEICDAIDVNPVRGKELREAKAFFTHLASTSKNPLIVSMAEESLKKIDDNNQANRPGDTRNRAEVTLLPQSDNTFVVPALVNRRHMATFLVDTGASYTVITPQMARELGIHIPADHPTLPVTTANGTLNAPVVTLKQVTLGGMQVNNVEAVITDLGDTPQLSGLLGMSFFRGMDLSFKQDKLVISR encoded by the coding sequence ATGAACAGAAATCGGCTTCTGGTGATTCTGATGGCAGCCCTGATGGGTTGGGCCGTTCCTGAAATTTGCGACGCCATTGACGTGAACCCCGTCCGTGGCAAAGAACTGCGAGAGGCCAAGGCCTTTTTCACCCATCTGGCCTCCACCTCCAAAAATCCGCTTATCGTGAGTATGGCCGAGGAAAGCCTGAAAAAAATTGACGACAACAACCAGGCCAACCGCCCAGGCGACACCCGGAATCGGGCGGAAGTGACCCTGTTACCGCAAAGCGATAACACCTTTGTGGTGCCCGCCCTGGTCAACCGTCGGCACATGGCCACCTTTCTGGTGGATACCGGGGCCAGCTACACCGTAATCACCCCGCAAATGGCCCGGGAGCTGGGCATTCACATCCCGGCGGATCATCCCACCCTGCCGGTCACCACGGCCAACGGCACCCTGAACGCCCCGGTGGTCACCCTCAAACAGGTCACTCTGGGCGGCATGCAGGTCAACAACGTGGAAGCGGTGATCACCGATCTGGGAGACACCCCGCAACTATCGGGCCTGCTGGGCATGAGCTTCTTCCGGGGCATGGATCTGTCCTTCAAGCAGGACAAGCTGGTCATCAGCCGCTAA